In a genomic window of Prochlorococcus marinus subsp. marinus str. CCMP1375:
- a CDS encoding response regulator transcription factor, translating to MKPCILLIEDDKDMRELVGGHLEHTGFDVQVAEDGIKGQALALQYKPDLILLDLMLPNVDGLTLCQRLRRDERTSSIPILMITALGATKDKVTGFNSGADDYLTKPFDLEELHVRIKALLRRTNRAPLGSTGHPEILSYGPMTLVPERFEAIWFECPVRLTHLEFELLHCLLQRHGQTVAPSLILKEVWGYEPDDDIETIRVHVRHLRTKLEPEPRKPRFIKTVYGAGYCLELPKGEQIKQFRELVLNKVSQKET from the coding sequence ATGAAGCCTTGCATTTTGTTAATAGAAGATGACAAGGATATGCGAGAGTTGGTGGGAGGTCACCTAGAACATACAGGCTTTGATGTTCAAGTCGCTGAAGATGGCATAAAAGGTCAAGCTTTGGCCCTGCAATATAAGCCTGATTTAATTCTTCTCGACCTTATGCTTCCAAACGTAGATGGTCTAACTCTGTGTCAAAGGCTTAGAAGAGATGAAAGAACTTCTTCTATCCCTATTCTTATGATTACGGCTTTAGGGGCAACAAAAGATAAGGTTACAGGTTTTAATTCAGGCGCTGATGATTATCTAACAAAACCTTTTGATCTTGAAGAATTGCATGTACGTATTAAAGCTTTACTTAGGAGAACTAATCGTGCTCCTTTGGGCAGTACTGGTCACCCTGAAATTCTTAGTTATGGACCTATGACACTAGTACCTGAAAGATTTGAAGCCATTTGGTTCGAATGCCCTGTTCGATTAACTCATTTAGAGTTTGAATTGCTTCATTGCCTTCTTCAGCGTCATGGTCAAACCGTTGCACCCTCATTAATACTTAAAGAGGTTTGGGGATATGAACCTGATGATGATATTGAGACTATTAGAGTTCATGTTCGTCATCTGAGAACAAAGCTTGAACCAGAACCTCGAAAGCCTAGATTTATAAAAACAGTTTATGGAGCTGGATATTGCTTGGAATTACCTAAGGGTGAACAGATAAAACAATTTCGAGAATTAGTGTTGAATAAGGTTTCTCAGAAAGAGACATAA
- a CDS encoding DNA polymerase III subunit delta' has translation MKDLKELFKEFKYQKLAIELLSSSLEQGRVAPTYLFKGPKGVLQKEIAFRFLEGIADQSINSKNIRNRLISGNHPDLYLIEPTYLMQGNLIKQSDAKNESFKNHIEPQIRVEQIKDLKVFLNKKPVESTLSMALLEDVDTLNESASNALLKTIEEPTSSVLILISSRPERLLDTIKSRCQIIPFKPFENDLLNEILIKTNIKKTLTNMHKELFYLSNGSPYLLKQNLEIIDAIPESIWFKVERLPIKALDALLLAKEITEKLTAEQQIWLINWMQQYYWIKKTNSIIIKRLEQLKLHLKSYVNQKIAWEIALIDLI, from the coding sequence ATGAAAGATCTTAAAGAGCTTTTTAAAGAGTTTAAATATCAAAAGTTAGCAATAGAATTACTATCGTCTTCGCTTGAACAAGGTCGCGTTGCTCCAACATATCTTTTTAAAGGGCCTAAAGGAGTATTGCAAAAAGAAATTGCATTTCGATTTTTAGAAGGAATCGCTGATCAATCTATAAACAGCAAAAATATACGTAATCGTTTAATTTCAGGCAATCATCCTGACCTTTATTTAATTGAGCCAACATACTTAATGCAAGGGAATTTAATAAAGCAATCAGATGCAAAAAATGAAAGTTTTAAAAATCATATAGAGCCTCAAATTAGAGTAGAGCAAATAAAGGATTTAAAGGTATTTTTAAATAAGAAGCCAGTCGAATCAACATTAAGTATGGCTTTATTAGAGGATGTAGATACATTAAACGAATCAGCATCAAATGCACTTCTGAAAACAATAGAAGAGCCAACAAGTAGTGTCTTAATATTAATTTCATCTAGGCCAGAAAGACTATTAGATACAATTAAGTCTAGATGTCAAATCATCCCATTTAAGCCATTTGAGAATGATCTTCTTAATGAAATACTTATCAAGACTAATATAAAAAAAACATTGACCAATATGCACAAAGAACTGTTTTATTTATCAAATGGCTCTCCTTACTTATTAAAACAAAATTTAGAGATTATTGATGCGATACCAGAAAGCATATGGTTTAAAGTTGAAAGGCTTCCGATCAAGGCATTGGATGCTTTATTATTAGCAAAAGAAATTACAGAAAAACTAACTGCTGAGCAACAAATCTGGCTCATAAATTGGATGCAACAATATTATTGGATTAAAAAAACTAACTCAATAATAATAAAAAGGCTAGAACAGCTTAAGCTTCATTTAAAAAGTTATGTCAATCAAAAAATCGCCTGGGAAATTGCATTGATAGATCTAATTTAA